Proteins from a single region of Cydia pomonella isolate Wapato2018A chromosome 13, ilCydPomo1, whole genome shotgun sequence:
- the LOC133524604 gene encoding E3 ubiquitin-protein ligase MARCHF1-like isoform X3: MRRFATLDCLVDSNDVTTFSYNNVQSLRQALLSHVTYQPRIQQALQHTNFHFHRTCSYGNILRECHVGEGRTLLMFWRPAHSESGVTVSMSASSCSSIIPNPHADRELRSSAQQTDITCRYIAVSDTEEARERIRVVADSLTASGALSPPGAARSRSILGSVCALLLAKQASQSAPKEVSSVAGSLASENICRICFGGASAERLERPCGCRGTIAAVHRSCLERWLLQAATSYCELCRHHYVVTRSHKWSWMRSLIEWARSGRGRALAADAWRGVALGAASVFGTARALHAADRALQAGARAGGPAALAANLFSSLLIGIIGALNGLLTTWILLKIQEHQMSWQAWRDSTLHVRVLLADDVPDETLTDEDERLLARTDDPPTIDRSTNVADPFMVAMPFALPDP, from the exons ATGCGAAGATTTGCAACATTGGATTGTTTAGTCGACTCCAATGATGTTACTACATTTTCATACAACAATGTCCAAAGTCTGAGACAAGCACTGTTATCACATGTAACGTATCAGCCGCGGATACAGCAGGCACTTCAACACaccaattttcattttcatagaACTTGTAGTTACGGTAATATTTTAAGA GAATGTCATGTAGGCGAAGGGAGGACTCTGTTGATGTTCTGGCGTCCTGCGCATTCTGAAAGCGGCGTCACTGTAAGCATGTCTGCCTCAAGTTGTTCTTCGATAATTCCC AACCCTCACGCTGATCGGGAGCTGCGCAGCTCAGCGCAGCAGACCGATATCACATGCCGTTACATAGCCG TGTCAGATACAGAAGAAGCTAGAGAGCGCATACGCGTGGTGGCGGACTCTTTAACGGCATCCGGGGCTCTCTCGCCGCCCGGCGCGGCGCGCTCGCGTTCTATACTCGGCTCTGTCTGCGCTCTACTGCTTGCTAAACAG GCTTCGCAGTCAGCGCCAAAAGAAGTGAGCAGCGTAGCGGGCAGCCTAGCTTCAGAGAACATCTGTCGCATTTGCTTTGGCGGGGCATCCGCGGAGCGTCTGGAGCGCCCGTGCGGCTGCCGTGGCACCATCGCCGCCGTCCACCGTTCCTGCCTCGAGCGCTGGCTGCTGCAGGCGGCCACCAGCTACTGCGAGCTCTGCCGGCACCATTACGTGGTCACCAGGAGTCACAA ATGGTCCTGGATGCGTTCTCTAATCGAATGGGCGCGATCTGGGCGAGGGCGAGCGCTGGCCGCCGACGCGTGGCGCGGGGTGGCGCTCGGCGCCGCGAGCGTGTTCGGCACGGCGCGCGCCCTGCACGCGGCGGACCGGGCGCTGCAGGCCGGCGCCAGGGCCGGCGGCCCTGCTGCTCTGGCTGCGAACCTGTTCTCGTCGCTGCTCATCGGTATCATTG GTGCCCTAAACGGTCTCCTAACAACGTGGATCCTTCTCAAGATCCAGGAGCACCAGATGTCCTGGCAAGCTTGGCGGGACAGCACTCTCCACGTGCGAGTGTTGCTGGCCGACGACGTACCCGACGAAACGCTGACGGACGAAGACGAGAGGCTGCTTGCGCGCACCGATGATCCGCCGACGATTGACAGGAGCACTAATGTCGCTGATCCATTTATGGTCGCTATGCCCTTTGCTTTGCCAGACCCCTGA
- the LOC133524604 gene encoding E3 ubiquitin-protein ligase MARCHF1-like isoform X2 — MRRFATLDCLVDSNDVTTFSYNNVQSLRQALLSHVTYQPRIQQALQHTNFHFHRTCSYGNILRECHVGEGRTLLMFWRPAHSESGVTVSMSASSCSSIIPNPHADRELRSSAQQTDITCRYIAGMGTPVSDTEEARERIRVVADSLTASGALSPPGAARSRSILGSVCALLLAKQASQSAPKEVSSVAGSLASENICRICFGGASAERLERPCGCRGTIAAVHRSCLERWLLQAATSYCELCRHHYVVTRSHKWSWMRSLIEWARSGRGRALAADAWRGVALGAASVFGTARALHAADRALQAGARAGGPAALAANLFSSLLIGALNGLLTTWILLKIQEHQMSWQAWRDSTLHVRVLLADDVPDETLTDEDERLLARTDDPPTIDRSTNVADPFMVAMPFALPDP; from the exons ATGCGAAGATTTGCAACATTGGATTGTTTAGTCGACTCCAATGATGTTACTACATTTTCATACAACAATGTCCAAAGTCTGAGACAAGCACTGTTATCACATGTAACGTATCAGCCGCGGATACAGCAGGCACTTCAACACaccaattttcattttcatagaACTTGTAGTTACGGTAATATTTTAAGA GAATGTCATGTAGGCGAAGGGAGGACTCTGTTGATGTTCTGGCGTCCTGCGCATTCTGAAAGCGGCGTCACTGTAAGCATGTCTGCCTCAAGTTGTTCTTCGATAATTCCC AACCCTCACGCTGATCGGGAGCTGCGCAGCTCAGCGCAGCAGACCGATATCACATGCCGTTACATAGCCGGTATGGGCACAccag TGTCAGATACAGAAGAAGCTAGAGAGCGCATACGCGTGGTGGCGGACTCTTTAACGGCATCCGGGGCTCTCTCGCCGCCCGGCGCGGCGCGCTCGCGTTCTATACTCGGCTCTGTCTGCGCTCTACTGCTTGCTAAACAG GCTTCGCAGTCAGCGCCAAAAGAAGTGAGCAGCGTAGCGGGCAGCCTAGCTTCAGAGAACATCTGTCGCATTTGCTTTGGCGGGGCATCCGCGGAGCGTCTGGAGCGCCCGTGCGGCTGCCGTGGCACCATCGCCGCCGTCCACCGTTCCTGCCTCGAGCGCTGGCTGCTGCAGGCGGCCACCAGCTACTGCGAGCTCTGCCGGCACCATTACGTGGTCACCAGGAGTCACAA ATGGTCCTGGATGCGTTCTCTAATCGAATGGGCGCGATCTGGGCGAGGGCGAGCGCTGGCCGCCGACGCGTGGCGCGGGGTGGCGCTCGGCGCCGCGAGCGTGTTCGGCACGGCGCGCGCCCTGCACGCGGCGGACCGGGCGCTGCAGGCCGGCGCCAGGGCCGGCGGCCCTGCTGCTCTGGCTGCGAACCTGTTCTCGTCGCTGCTCATCG GTGCCCTAAACGGTCTCCTAACAACGTGGATCCTTCTCAAGATCCAGGAGCACCAGATGTCCTGGCAAGCTTGGCGGGACAGCACTCTCCACGTGCGAGTGTTGCTGGCCGACGACGTACCCGACGAAACGCTGACGGACGAAGACGAGAGGCTGCTTGCGCGCACCGATGATCCGCCGACGATTGACAGGAGCACTAATGTCGCTGATCCATTTATGGTCGCTATGCCCTTTGCTTTGCCAGACCCCTGA
- the LOC133524614 gene encoding eukaryotic translation initiation factor 6, with protein sequence MAVRVQFENNNEVGVFSKLTNSYCLVAIGGSENFYSVFEAELAETIPVVHVSIAGCRIIGRMTVANKNGLLVPAATTDTELQHIRNSLPDTVKVQRVEERLSALGNVIACNDYVALVHPDLDRDTEEILADTLNVEVFRQSVAGNVLVGSYAALSNRGGLVHPKTTIQDQDELSSLLQVPLVAGTVNRGSDVVAAGLVVNDWCAFCGMDTTSTEISVIESVFKLNDAKPTAITSTMRASLIDSMS encoded by the coding sequence ATGGCGGTCCGTGTACAATTCGAGAATAACAATGAAGTGGGGGTGTTTAGTAAATTGACAAATTCCTATTGCCTCGTTGCTATTGGAGGATCAGAAAATTTCTACAGCGTGTTCGAAGCCGAGCTCGCAGAAACCATTCCTGTGGTGCATGTCAGTATCGCGGGGTGCCGCATCATCGGCCGCATGACCGTAGCCAACAAGAACGGACTTCTGGTGCCAGCGGCGACCACCGACACAGAGTTGCAACATATACGCAATAGTCTACCCGACACAGTCAAGGTGCAGCGTGTAGAGGAGCGCCTCAGCGCGCTCGGGAACGTCATCGCGTGCAACGACTATGTAGCGCTCGTTCACCCCGACCTGGACCGCGACACAGAGGAAATTCTCGCAGACACGCTAAACGTAGAAGTGTTTCGGCAGTCTGTAGCCGGTAACGTTTTGGTTGGTTCATACGCCGCGCTCAGTAATCGCGGAGGCTTAGTTCACCCTAAAACTACTATACAAGATCAGGATGAGCTGTCATCTCTCCTTCAAGTCCCATTAGTTGCAGGCACAGTGAACCGAGGTAGTGATGTGGTAGCAGCAGGGTTGGTGGTGAACGATTGGTGTGCGTTTTGTGGCATGGACACGACGTCGACAGAGATCTCGGTGATTGAAAGTGTGTTCAAACTGAATGATGCCAAGCCTACAGCCATCACCTCCACAATGCGTGCCTCACTTATCGACAGCATGTCCTAG
- the LOC133524604 gene encoding E3 ubiquitin-protein ligase MARCHF2-like isoform X5 yields MFWRPAHSESGVTVSMSASSCSSIIPNPHADRELRSSAQQTDITCRYIAGMGTPVSDTEEARERIRVVADSLTASGALSPPGAARSRSILGSVCALLLAKQASQSAPKEVSSVAGSLASENICRICFGGASAERLERPCGCRGTIAAVHRSCLERWLLQAATSYCELCRHHYVVTRSHKWSWMRSLIEWARSGRGRALAADAWRGVALGAASVFGTARALHAADRALQAGARAGGPAALAANLFSSLLIGIIGALNGLLTTWILLKIQEHQMSWQAWRDSTLHVRVLLADDVPDETLTDEDERLLARTDDPPTIDRSTNVADPFMVAMPFALPDP; encoded by the exons ATGTTCTGGCGTCCTGCGCATTCTGAAAGCGGCGTCACTGTAAGCATGTCTGCCTCAAGTTGTTCTTCGATAATTCCC AACCCTCACGCTGATCGGGAGCTGCGCAGCTCAGCGCAGCAGACCGATATCACATGCCGTTACATAGCCGGTATGGGCACAccag TGTCAGATACAGAAGAAGCTAGAGAGCGCATACGCGTGGTGGCGGACTCTTTAACGGCATCCGGGGCTCTCTCGCCGCCCGGCGCGGCGCGCTCGCGTTCTATACTCGGCTCTGTCTGCGCTCTACTGCTTGCTAAACAG GCTTCGCAGTCAGCGCCAAAAGAAGTGAGCAGCGTAGCGGGCAGCCTAGCTTCAGAGAACATCTGTCGCATTTGCTTTGGCGGGGCATCCGCGGAGCGTCTGGAGCGCCCGTGCGGCTGCCGTGGCACCATCGCCGCCGTCCACCGTTCCTGCCTCGAGCGCTGGCTGCTGCAGGCGGCCACCAGCTACTGCGAGCTCTGCCGGCACCATTACGTGGTCACCAGGAGTCACAA ATGGTCCTGGATGCGTTCTCTAATCGAATGGGCGCGATCTGGGCGAGGGCGAGCGCTGGCCGCCGACGCGTGGCGCGGGGTGGCGCTCGGCGCCGCGAGCGTGTTCGGCACGGCGCGCGCCCTGCACGCGGCGGACCGGGCGCTGCAGGCCGGCGCCAGGGCCGGCGGCCCTGCTGCTCTGGCTGCGAACCTGTTCTCGTCGCTGCTCATCGGTATCATTG GTGCCCTAAACGGTCTCCTAACAACGTGGATCCTTCTCAAGATCCAGGAGCACCAGATGTCCTGGCAAGCTTGGCGGGACAGCACTCTCCACGTGCGAGTGTTGCTGGCCGACGACGTACCCGACGAAACGCTGACGGACGAAGACGAGAGGCTGCTTGCGCGCACCGATGATCCGCCGACGATTGACAGGAGCACTAATGTCGCTGATCCATTTATGGTCGCTATGCCCTTTGCTTTGCCAGACCCCTGA
- the LOC133524604 gene encoding E3 ubiquitin-protein ligase MARCHF2-like isoform X4: MRRFATLDCLVDSNDVTTFSYNNVQSLRQALLSHECHVGEGRTLLMFWRPAHSESGVTVSMSASSCSSIIPNPHADRELRSSAQQTDITCRYIAGMGTPVSDTEEARERIRVVADSLTASGALSPPGAARSRSILGSVCALLLAKQASQSAPKEVSSVAGSLASENICRICFGGASAERLERPCGCRGTIAAVHRSCLERWLLQAATSYCELCRHHYVVTRSHKWSWMRSLIEWARSGRGRALAADAWRGVALGAASVFGTARALHAADRALQAGARAGGPAALAANLFSSLLIGIIGALNGLLTTWILLKIQEHQMSWQAWRDSTLHVRVLLADDVPDETLTDEDERLLARTDDPPTIDRSTNVADPFMVAMPFALPDP; this comes from the exons ATGCGAAGATTTGCAACATTGGATTGTTTAGTCGACTCCAATGATGTTACTACATTTTCATACAACAATGTCCAAAGTCTGAGACAAGCACTGTTATCACAT GAATGTCATGTAGGCGAAGGGAGGACTCTGTTGATGTTCTGGCGTCCTGCGCATTCTGAAAGCGGCGTCACTGTAAGCATGTCTGCCTCAAGTTGTTCTTCGATAATTCCC AACCCTCACGCTGATCGGGAGCTGCGCAGCTCAGCGCAGCAGACCGATATCACATGCCGTTACATAGCCGGTATGGGCACAccag TGTCAGATACAGAAGAAGCTAGAGAGCGCATACGCGTGGTGGCGGACTCTTTAACGGCATCCGGGGCTCTCTCGCCGCCCGGCGCGGCGCGCTCGCGTTCTATACTCGGCTCTGTCTGCGCTCTACTGCTTGCTAAACAG GCTTCGCAGTCAGCGCCAAAAGAAGTGAGCAGCGTAGCGGGCAGCCTAGCTTCAGAGAACATCTGTCGCATTTGCTTTGGCGGGGCATCCGCGGAGCGTCTGGAGCGCCCGTGCGGCTGCCGTGGCACCATCGCCGCCGTCCACCGTTCCTGCCTCGAGCGCTGGCTGCTGCAGGCGGCCACCAGCTACTGCGAGCTCTGCCGGCACCATTACGTGGTCACCAGGAGTCACAA ATGGTCCTGGATGCGTTCTCTAATCGAATGGGCGCGATCTGGGCGAGGGCGAGCGCTGGCCGCCGACGCGTGGCGCGGGGTGGCGCTCGGCGCCGCGAGCGTGTTCGGCACGGCGCGCGCCCTGCACGCGGCGGACCGGGCGCTGCAGGCCGGCGCCAGGGCCGGCGGCCCTGCTGCTCTGGCTGCGAACCTGTTCTCGTCGCTGCTCATCGGTATCATTG GTGCCCTAAACGGTCTCCTAACAACGTGGATCCTTCTCAAGATCCAGGAGCACCAGATGTCCTGGCAAGCTTGGCGGGACAGCACTCTCCACGTGCGAGTGTTGCTGGCCGACGACGTACCCGACGAAACGCTGACGGACGAAGACGAGAGGCTGCTTGCGCGCACCGATGATCCGCCGACGATTGACAGGAGCACTAATGTCGCTGATCCATTTATGGTCGCTATGCCCTTTGCTTTGCCAGACCCCTGA
- the LOC133524604 gene encoding E3 ubiquitin-protein ligase MARCHF1-like isoform X1 has protein sequence MRRFATLDCLVDSNDVTTFSYNNVQSLRQALLSHVTYQPRIQQALQHTNFHFHRTCSYGNILRECHVGEGRTLLMFWRPAHSESGVTVSMSASSCSSIIPNPHADRELRSSAQQTDITCRYIAGMGTPVSDTEEARERIRVVADSLTASGALSPPGAARSRSILGSVCALLLAKQASQSAPKEVSSVAGSLASENICRICFGGASAERLERPCGCRGTIAAVHRSCLERWLLQAATSYCELCRHHYVVTRSHKWSWMRSLIEWARSGRGRALAADAWRGVALGAASVFGTARALHAADRALQAGARAGGPAALAANLFSSLLIGIIGALNGLLTTWILLKIQEHQMSWQAWRDSTLHVRVLLADDVPDETLTDEDERLLARTDDPPTIDRSTNVADPFMVAMPFALPDP, from the exons ATGCGAAGATTTGCAACATTGGATTGTTTAGTCGACTCCAATGATGTTACTACATTTTCATACAACAATGTCCAAAGTCTGAGACAAGCACTGTTATCACATGTAACGTATCAGCCGCGGATACAGCAGGCACTTCAACACaccaattttcattttcatagaACTTGTAGTTACGGTAATATTTTAAGA GAATGTCATGTAGGCGAAGGGAGGACTCTGTTGATGTTCTGGCGTCCTGCGCATTCTGAAAGCGGCGTCACTGTAAGCATGTCTGCCTCAAGTTGTTCTTCGATAATTCCC AACCCTCACGCTGATCGGGAGCTGCGCAGCTCAGCGCAGCAGACCGATATCACATGCCGTTACATAGCCGGTATGGGCACAccag TGTCAGATACAGAAGAAGCTAGAGAGCGCATACGCGTGGTGGCGGACTCTTTAACGGCATCCGGGGCTCTCTCGCCGCCCGGCGCGGCGCGCTCGCGTTCTATACTCGGCTCTGTCTGCGCTCTACTGCTTGCTAAACAG GCTTCGCAGTCAGCGCCAAAAGAAGTGAGCAGCGTAGCGGGCAGCCTAGCTTCAGAGAACATCTGTCGCATTTGCTTTGGCGGGGCATCCGCGGAGCGTCTGGAGCGCCCGTGCGGCTGCCGTGGCACCATCGCCGCCGTCCACCGTTCCTGCCTCGAGCGCTGGCTGCTGCAGGCGGCCACCAGCTACTGCGAGCTCTGCCGGCACCATTACGTGGTCACCAGGAGTCACAA ATGGTCCTGGATGCGTTCTCTAATCGAATGGGCGCGATCTGGGCGAGGGCGAGCGCTGGCCGCCGACGCGTGGCGCGGGGTGGCGCTCGGCGCCGCGAGCGTGTTCGGCACGGCGCGCGCCCTGCACGCGGCGGACCGGGCGCTGCAGGCCGGCGCCAGGGCCGGCGGCCCTGCTGCTCTGGCTGCGAACCTGTTCTCGTCGCTGCTCATCGGTATCATTG GTGCCCTAAACGGTCTCCTAACAACGTGGATCCTTCTCAAGATCCAGGAGCACCAGATGTCCTGGCAAGCTTGGCGGGACAGCACTCTCCACGTGCGAGTGTTGCTGGCCGACGACGTACCCGACGAAACGCTGACGGACGAAGACGAGAGGCTGCTTGCGCGCACCGATGATCCGCCGACGATTGACAGGAGCACTAATGTCGCTGATCCATTTATGGTCGCTATGCCCTTTGCTTTGCCAGACCCCTGA